DNA from Ziziphus jujuba cultivar Dongzao chromosome 2, ASM3175591v1:
TCTTCCTTTCTATGAGCATCTGGttcttattattactatttttttttgttctttatgaaATGCCATGTCTTTCTTCTTGTTCATACTGCTTTCTATATGCGACGATTGTGCTGTGTATAATATTGGTTAGTTTATGCGATGATTGAATGTGCTCATTGTGTTTGTAAAATCGATTGGGTCTGGTTGAATCTTtcttaaaatttgaataaactttcattcaatttcttattttggGTTGTCATTTAGAGTTTTGCATAGCTATCGGTGATTTACCTAGATTTCTCCTCTGCTTTGTTCAGCGTCCACGGCTTTATGTTTTCTCAACCACAAGGTGCTCAAGGGAAAACCCATAAGAATCATGTGGTCGCAGAGATACCCTTTGACAAGAAAAACGGGTATTGCAAATCTTTTTGTTAAAAACCTTCACCCGTCATTCACCAGTGCTCAATTACAGACTATGTTCTCCACGTTTGGGAAGATATTATCTTGCAAGGTCGCTGCAGAGAATGGCAAGACGAAGGGTTTTGGTTTCGTGCAATATGATTTTGGACAATCTGCTATGACTGCTCGTAATGCTCTACATGGTACACTGGTTAAGGGGAAGAAAATGTAAGCCcttatttgtatttgtttgTTCCTCTGTTTCTTCCTTATCTATATCTCTCTTTTATGGTGAAAACACCTCAAGGATATCACTTTTTTAACCTGTCATTGTGGCTTTATATTTTTAACtcacaagatatatatatatatatatatatatatataaggccaAGAATTTCGTCGTTATGTATTGTGGAAAGTGTCAAAGGTGGGGAATGAAACACCATAGTCTCAATTTTTATGTTGTCACTTTGAATGCAACTTATTGGtagaaaagattaaaaaattgtaCTTTAGTTTCCTATCGGATAGTGTATGAGATGCAAAACCTTTATTAGAGTATGCAATCtcagaaagaaataaaacaataagTCCTGGCCATCTAGATGACTAATCTCTCATCAatcagttttttaaaatttacttttagatatatatattgttttgagtactttccttttatctccACAATCTTGACTATTTGTTACCTTGTCTTAGTAATTACTAATTTCTACATATAGATCTTTGATATTTCAAAGAGATTCCCTGCATTCATATTGTTTCTAGCTGTCTAGTGTAAGATAACTCATAGTCTTATCTTATTTGAAATTCTAAATTCTCTGATTATTTACCAGTTTATATAGTAGGTtcaattttaatgtttaagATTATTGATTTGtctattttctaaatttatgcTGTTTCATTTGATTTTCCGTTCTCTTGGTGCCCCTTAAATATGTATCAAAATTCGTAAAAAAGAGCGCGAGAACAGTAACCCCTGGAGAAGCTATGAAGGCTTCACTGCAAGGTAAACATACACTTATTCTTCTCATAGTTATAAGCCATGTCAGCATATTCTCtaataaaacaaatcaaaatatggatcagggcaaaacaaaaatttatttatagcaAGGGCTGAGCAGAAGGAGATTGCCAATTGCCACATGGAAAAGCTGAAGGCTGAAAGTCTACCACTAAAGAACTCAACCCATCCCATCCACTACTCTTCTTTCCAATCATGGGGAAAGGTAACCCATCCTGTCCATTACTCTTCTTTCCAATCTTTTGCAAACTGTTTTGGTACAGAAGTTGGCATGCAGAGTCCTATCCCCTTCCCCACAAGTGTAAAGAAACGGCTTTCTTTTCTACCATTTTTTTCATTCTGCAAGCTATTCTTACATGATTATGAAAATCACAGGATCTAATCAAACAGAGACACCGTAGTAATACTGGGAATCAGAGTTTTGTAGGGAATGTATGTTTAATTTTCCTCTTTGGATCTTTTTGACAGTtataatacattttattttattttcaatagcATATTATATGCTGCTAAATGATCTCTCTCATTTTCTCTTCCTGTCTAGCCTCTGCGTGCTGCAAAGATGAAAACAACTCTATCAAAGTCACATAATTCCTCGGCTGAAAGCAAATGCTAGGACCAGTGTAGATATGCCTCTCTATTGCCTTCTGCTTGAACCTTGTATTCCTGtgatacctttttttttccccccttctttTTAATACTGCACTGTGTATAAATCTCTGATAAGACCACTACTAGATGTCTTAAGATTTTGTTTTCATCTTCTTTTGCTTTTGCTGGAGGTTGCCAGATCCTCTGTTTCTGCTTGCTCTTTGCACTATAGTTTGCCTTGATTGGTTGAGATGTCAGAGCTCTTTGCTCTTTGCACTGCAGCTTGCCTTGATTGGTTGAGATGTCAGAGTTCTTTACTGGCAGAATTAAAGCCTCAAATTTTTCATGGCTTTTCTCTTCAGTTCTGTATGATTTAACCTTTGGTTCCATACGGTTTACAAGCTAGAGCATAATATGCTCATACCATGCAgagaaagaaatcaaaaataGATGGAACAAAATACaagtagaaaacaaaacaaaacaaaacaaaaaatgttataacttTATTTCGTTTATGACAAGCTATCAAATGCAGGAAAACATTGAAAATCTAGAAACTGTgggaaaataatttaataaagaaGAAACAGAGAGTGGAAAAAAATCGTATCCTATAGCTTTTAGAATTTGTAGAGCACAAACTTTTAGAATGTGTGGATCAATAAGCTATCAAACAAAGATttttagaacaacaatattaaaacAACTATTTagatcaacaacaacaaaaaaattatttagaacTTATATTTCTTTTACAATAAGCTatcatgggaaaaaaaaaatcgcaaaGAACCAGCCAAATTCTCTAGCAAAGCAAACTAGAAAAATCGTCTAGGAACCAATAGAATAGTGAATCAACttcaagaaaacataaaatacataaaactaaCAAGCATAAAAACTCAAGAAAACAGTGGAAAGAAAATGAAGTTTACAAGAAGAATCACGTAAGTATAAAAAATCATACTAATAAAAAGATGCAAGGTGTATAGAAACAGAAACAAGAgacacaaaaattaaaaatacataaaattaacaaacatgaaaaacaaagaaagtaaaaGTTTAAAAGAAGAAATACACAAGTAAAATAAGTAGTtataagaacaataataaaaaaatgctttttttattttttatttttttattggcaCTACAGTTTGCTTTGATTGGTTGAGATGTCAGAGCTCTTTACTGGCGGGCTTTAAGCCTCAAACTTTTCATGGCTTTTCTCTTCGGTTCTGTATGATTTAACCTTTGGTTCCATATGGTTTAGAAAAGCTAGAGCATAATATGCTCATACCATGCAgagaaagaaatcaaaaataGATGAAACAAAATACaagtagaaaacaaaacaaagcaaaaaatattataactttatttcttttacaaCAACctatgaaataaagaaaaaaagaagccgATTTTTTTAACAACACAAACTAGAAAAATCTACCTCAATACCATTAAGGAGGAACTAATAAAATAGTGAATCAActtaaagaaaacataaaatacataaaattaataaacataaaaactcAAGAAACTGAGTATAAGAAATATTACTAATAAAAAGATGCAGGGTCTCATAGAAACAAaacagagacaaaaaaaaaaaaaatacataaccTTAGCAACATATGGAAAACCAAGAAACTATATGgctcaataataacaataatagaaaGATGCGggattttataaagaaaaaagagagaggacaAAAAAATAACTATGTGGCTCAATAAACAATCAAAcgcaaatatttaaatattaacaaataaaaaaatgcagatATTTAGAACAGCAGCAATACAACAAAATATTTAGATCGacaacaataaaacaaatatttagaaCTTATATTTCTTTGATAACAAGCTATCAAATGCAGGATATTATCAAGgctggccaaaaaaaaaaaaaaaaaactgcagagAACCAGCCAAATTCTCAAAAACGCAACCTAGAAAGATCACCCTCAATACAACTAAGGATGGCCAGTAAAATAGCGAATCAACTTAAAGAAAACATAAagtacataaaatttaaaaaaacatgaaaactCAAGAAAAGTGTGGGAAGAAAGTAAAGTTTGCCAAAAGAATCACATAAATATAAGAAACTATACTAATGAAAAGATGCATGATTTATAGAAACAGAAAAAGAGAtacaaaaatacttaaaattaaCAAACATGGAATATCAAGAAACTATGGGAAGAAAGTAAAAGTTTACGCTAAGAAACATATAAGTAAAAGAAGTAATTATATTAACAATAACGAAAAGATGCAAGTTTCTTTCTCCTTGATAATTAAATACAAGGTTTTATAAAGAAGAAATAGAGTGGGGAAAAAAGGTAAGGCATATCCTATAGCTTTTAGAATTTGTAGAGTACTAGAGTTTCAATATCTCTCTGGATCAATGtggtataaatatttatttgatggacAGTTAATAGTTTATTTGATAGACACTCAATTCAAAAATTACTTATAACTTTATCAAAAAGTTGATCATTAATGATTAATgtctaaatttaatttaattaattgatgatgtgtatgtttatttttttcttttcttttttttttccttttaaaaaaatatctctatctatctttttatttttcaagaaaaattatattattgataattattgttttgttgtatCACAACTCTGAAAGAAGTAGATAGCTTCCTAGACCacgcgtttttttttttttttgtgttatgtCTAAATCCTAATAAATCaattatgtgtacatatatatatatatatatatattcttatttttacaAACAACCTctgttataatttttattttatttttgttttatctaaatcttaatcaattaataatgcagatatttttttttttccttttaaaaatataataacaataataataatatagttttttggATGAGTGTCTATGTGTATGATgtggcataaaaatttaaacaatccACAAAGCCATTTGAGATGTTTTATATTTCCATTACCATTGCATTTATTAATTACACAAATAATTCATTcattacaaaaatcaaaatcatatgGATATGGATCgaaccaaaagaaagaaaatcgaAAGGGAAGATTAATCAAAATCAACTACGGTAAAGATATTTGTAGCAGCTTACGTGGAAACGATTGAAATATAATgaatcaattatatttttagtcaAATATGTTACATATAACTAGACATAATTTGGTAATAAGCCGAATCATCTTTTCAAGGTTTACAAGCAAATTGCATGACATATGGACCCTGAAAATGTCAAACACACAATTTTAAGACAAGGAAGTTGAGCTACTTCTCTGCAGTCCAATGGATGAAGTGAAGCCACCTAGCCACATAGGTTATTTAATTTAACAATCATACGTACATAATTACCATTCAGTCTCTTTCCCATTGGCAAAGtaacgaaaaataaaaagcattgtTCCTACttttaagtattttaaataACTGTCTTAAATAAAAATGCGCGTAAGTTCATATATTCAAGTAagatgtttaattttttctgctgaatgtttttcacttttttggCATGAAACTGCAGAATAGACCATATTTTTATAGGTGTAATTGAAATGATTGTATAATTCACATTTTGGTAGCACCAaaattagggggaaaaaatatctttaagagaaggaaaataaatttgCCGTGCGCATATGGATCTATGATATATTGTTTGCTTCTTGTTGAAAACGAAAAATGACAAAATTGGTCTCATAAGTTGGATGGCCATAAGGTTTCTTTCAATCGAGCCTAACACATCCAAAGATAGTGctggaagaggaagagaaacagAGTTAGAGTAGAGTATTAAAGAGAGAAGAAACAATTAATTGGCACATTTTTGCACCCCATTATAGATGCTCTTAAACAAACGAATGCATCGGATCCAAAAAATAAGCTTCTTGGTTTCATAAATCCATTGTACTTATTTTCAAATAGTAATAAGAAAATCTTTAACTGTGTCAAATTTAGGAATATCGTCCTCAATAGATCTCTGTATGTGATACTTAATCCATAATAATCCAATAACACTTAATTAGTTTACTCTCATTCCTCAACAAAACTCTCATCAATAGGttctataaataaaatagtatccattaaatccaaatacaaatatGAGAAACTCAACAATATCAAATATAAGAGACTCAACGATATCAGTAAAGGTACTATTCAGCGttattataaaagaaatgatTTGAAAAGACAACAAAGATCGCACgaaagtaagaaaataatatcaataaccaATATGCATATTATGCGAATTGCTCATTTCCTAGCTTTCCAATTATCATATAACGCTAGAGTTCGTTAAATAGATAAACTCTTACGTAGGTACaaacaattaatcaaatacTCTAATTTCATTACTGATAAGGTAACAATAAAATCATGCAATCCATGTTTGTATCTGGATTTCAGCCACATTCTCACACACTACACATGAGAAAtgggaaaattaattttttaattataataggACAGATGGCGATGTGTGATTGGATGGTGACACAACCTGAGACCTCCCACTAGACACCACACAAAAAATTGTATCAACACAATGGTATTGGGCTGTGGTAAACAAAGTACTGTGAATTTCAAATATGGATTTTGGGCATATTACTGAAAGAAACCTTTAAAACAAATTGTTTAATAGGTTAGTAATAGATTTGTCAGAGACAAACGGCCAAATACTTTAAGCATGAATTAAATAAGTGTTCCACCTATCATAAAACATAATACaatacaataattataaaaaggTGAATTAGTGTGTAAAATTGAGGTAAGTCCACATTTTATTTCAGATAatgaaatcatatatatatatatatatattttgtatgaagattatttgaccaatttttttttattgaaaaagaacGACAACTAAATAAGtgtttttatttggtttattaCTTAAGATTTATATGTTGCTACCGTCGTATAAGTCGAGCTACCTAACCAAGCAAAAGTGTAAAGTTGAATCGTCAGATAAGATTGAATATGTATGATCTATATTCTGATGATGCGTACCAAATTTTTCTAGTTTAGAAGAAAGTTTGACTGCATTGATAGTAAAGGACAGtggacaaaaatgaaattaatgcaAAATAAGTTATGCTATTTTCgcaactaaaaacaaaaaaagaaaaaaaaaagaaacatagaagaatataattcataaaaatgaatattttatttcattaacaGTTATATGAAACAGTACTGATGAGTATCACTTAAACTTTAACATTGAAGCAGCCCTTATTACTAAAATAAtacttgcttttctttttctttttttttgaaaaaaaagaaaagaagaaaaacatagaagaaaataattcataaatacgaatattttatttcattagcTCTAATTTATTATACGAAACACTACTGATGAGCCTTAAACATTAGCATTAGAGCACCGCTTGTAGCAAGCATCCACCAAAGATCTCACTTTAACTGCATCTgcaatggaaaacaaaaataaattaaaacccatcaattaaaatttttgtaaacaaaTAATTCAgtgtatatttgattatataaaaagaacaatataaaaaaaaatatatatatatatatatatatatatatgtaccagCAGTGTTGGACTTGATGATATTGGATTGAGTACATAGGCCAGTACAGTTATAGACTGCAGGAGTAATAGAATCCTTGCAGCCAATCCCGCAAACGGCCATACAAACTGCGTATACAATTGGAACAAAAATAGTTGCAGAGCATTTATGATTGCATTTTGTATAACAATCTGCGTGCAAATTGTCGTGTTCATGCCTTGAACCAGAATCAGGTGTGATTGAATCCACTGCACCAGCAACCAATATCATGCTCAATATTACTATAGCCATCACCACTCTCATAAATCTGTTTCCACCttccatatttccttttctttttttttctttttttcttaaaagaaaaatagctctctttttagtttattttcgGATAAACTTTCTGGTGGATTTACAAGTAGCCAAACCCTGTAATTTATAGGCGAAAACCTTATGCCTCACTTACATTTCatataaatgtaaatttttcttttttccaattttattgttttccccCAACACTTAAAATGGTTTATTAAAGTATTTATTGAAGGTCAAAAAGGTAAACAACATCGGACCCTTAAATCTCTTTAATTTCATCCCTAAATTCTCTCTTATTGACAATTATACTCCCTCATCAAAGTATTTTTCAcgttaattaaagaaaaaataaataaaactctcATCCATTCTACAACATAATCACGGATAAGCATAGAAAacgaaaaactttttttttccatttattttaaagttttctaTCTTTGAAGTTTTTCTCATGTTTGgtttggaaaatattattattatctacataattttaaaaatatcttgtttattctattaaaaaaaaagaaaaaaaaagaaagatatatatatatatatatattgttgcaaggacatattgtttatgtttcaaaaatatatattgttaaaattaaagttttttttttttttggggggtcttgaaaatataattttctattgttatatggtaaaattatttattttatctttgcaAAAAATCAGAACTCTTTTTATATGTTCAAAAAACTTATTGATTGAATATGttcataaaattaaatgctAGATATTGATCGTacaatttttctaataaaaatgattaaattttttatttcattttaacaCAGGTTCTTATTTGCATTAgaattaatagtttttttttttatattgttattactcatttttttattcaaattaaattacatttttcataaacacttTTTTGTGCGTAATGCAACACGGTTACatgaaagtattttattttttgatagctAACATTAATGTTTCTTAATATAATGTTGTTAGTATTTACCAATAttaaataattcataaataaagttATTTATACCTTATAAGGAGTAATATAAGTAGCTAaagtcattcaaaaaaaaaaaaaaaaaaacaaagagaggaAAGGTAGCTAAAActcattttaaatacaatttagatGACATTAAATTAATGATAGTtacatttttttactttttcgaTTAAAATGATAGTCAAATATAGTTATTTTCCCCGgcaaaaaaaaggttattttatttttattttttccaattacACATATagctaagatttaaaaaaaaaagaaatttaaaaaaaactattataaatatgttataatttattttatgtcactatatttatttaaactatttaaaaaatatttatttataaaaaataaattttatttatatcactgCATAttactgcatatatatatatatatatatatattagtgcataaaaattgttttattttgctgtatcttatattaatatttgcCCCCACCGTTTTGAAATCCTGGCTTACCCCTAATTTGTActgtatatttgtaaaattaatcgTTTTTGGAAAGATTTGACTGATTTCCTTGAAGAAATTACACCAAAACTGAAACAACTTTTGTAAATGTAGCATCACATCATTGACGAGTGTTTCCATATTTGCATACATATAGATAGCTGTATATAGTtcatttaatttgaataaaaaataataatacacttTGCAAGGAAACTAAAACGATAATGACAATAATGAGAGGGTGATGAGTAGGCACATTATAAAAGCATCTCAAATGATAAAATGATTGATATggattattctatatatatggtataaaaattgatattgtaaaaatttaaataaaataaatatgtatctaatttaaaaattattctctAATGTAGATAAACGCTATTAattgatattaataatttatagaatttattaacttttttttttttgaaaaatttaattttttaaggaaaattttgttattaaaaaatttttgcaatattttacaAATCAACTAAATTAAGTATTCATCTTGGCAATGTCTAAACCACATCATCAAAGGCGCTGCGCCATTCAACATCAACCTCATAATTTAGATACTGTAATTCAACATTCAATCTGTCGGAGagcatttgttaaaaaattgtcCTTATCtgtgttatatatttattttcattttctattatcTCCATTAAAAACGTTGTAAGAACAAAGTGAATATTGTTATGGGTTAGACAGCATCAAATGGTATTGTTGTCTTTTTGCTACGATACTTGCTTATTATTAACCATCATGCATGTTTCAATCAAGCAAATAGAAACTTTTATTACACCAATATGTTGATACGTTTTGGTTTACTATTCCCAGGTACAGCAATTGGGT
Protein-coding regions in this window:
- the LOC132800748 gene encoding polyadenylate-binding protein 6-like; amino-acid sequence: MAVQFMFGVPVPVTTPKPKPAPEADNRIWSLYVGDLDPQVTEADLIDKFRLIGPIASVRLYRDSFTGDSLRYAYVNFFTLLDASTALCFLNHKVLKGKPIRIMWSQRYPLTRKTGIANLFVKNLHPSFTSAQLQTMFSTFGKILSCKVAAENGKTKGFGFVQYDFGQSAMTARNALHGTLVKGKKM